In a genomic window of Numenius arquata chromosome 5, bNumArq3.hap1.1, whole genome shotgun sequence:
- the TIMM8A gene encoding mitochondrial import inner membrane translocase subunit Tim8 A, with the protein MDAPSGAGLAGADPQLQRFIEVETQKQRFQQLVHQMTELCWEKCMDKPGPKLDSRAETCFVNCVERFIDTSQFILNRLEQTQKSKSAFSESLSD; encoded by the exons ATGGACGCGCCGTCCGGCGCCGGGTTGGCCGGCGCCGATCCCCAGCTCCAGCGGTTCATCGAAGTGGAGACGCAGAAGCAGCGTTTCCAGCAGCTGGTGCACCAGATGACCGAGCTCTGCTGG GAGAAGTGCATGGACAAGCCGGGTCCGAAGCTGGACAGCCGGGCCGAGACGTGCTTCGTGAACTGCGTGGAGCGTTTCATCGACACCAGCCAGTTCATCCTGAACCGGCTGGAGCAGACGCAGAAATCCAAGTCGGCCTTTTCGGAGAGCCTGTccgactga
- the BTK gene encoding tyrosine-protein kinase BTK, giving the protein MAGCGEDTARTCPICPALLAVTQLLRLKQSGEHGAEEAGEADMASVILESIFLKRSQQKKKTSPLNFKKRLFLLTESKLSYYEYDFERGRRGSKKGSVDIEKITCVETVMPENNPPPERQVPRKGEEHNNMEQISIIERFPYPFQVVYDEGPLYVFSPTEELRKRWIHQLKSVIRYNSDLVQKYHPCFWIDGQYLCCSQTAKNAMGCQILESRNGSLKVGRSHRKTKKPLPPTPEEDQMVMKPLPPEPAPSAAGEMKKVVALYNYLPMNVQDLQLQKGEEYFILEESHLPWWKARDKNGREGYIPSNYVTETSNSLEIFEWYSKNITRSQAEQLLKQEGKEGGFIVRDSTSKTGKYTVSVYAKSSVDPQGTIRHYVVYCTPQNQYYLAEKHLFNTIPELITYHQHNSGGLISRLKYPVSPHQKSAPSTAGLGYGSWEIDPKDLTFLKELGTGQFGVVKYGKWRGQYDVAIKMIREGSMSEDEFIDEAKVMMNLSHEKLVQLYGVCTKQRPIFIITEYMANGCLLNFLRETRRRFQPAELLEMCKDVCEAMEYLESKQFLHRDLAARNCLVNDQGIVKVSDFGLSRYVLDDEYTSSMGSKFPVRWSPPEVLLYSKFSSKSDVWAFGVLMWEVYSLGKMPYERFNNSETTEHVIQGLRLYRPQQASERVYAIMYSCWHEKAEERPTFTVLLGSIRDITDEEP; this is encoded by the exons ATGGCTGGCTGCGGGG AGGACACAGCAAGGACGTGTCCCATCTGCCCGGCACTGCTGGCGGTGACACAGCTGCTGAGACTCAAG CAATCCGGCGAGCACGGCgcggaggaggctggggaggccGACATGGCCAGCGTCATCCTGGAGAGCATCTTCTTGAAGCGCTCGCAGCAGAAGAAGAAAACGTCTCCCCTCAACTTCAAGAAGCGCCTGTTCCTGTTGACAGAGAGCAAGCTGTCTTACTACGAGTATGACTTTGAGCGGGGG CGCCGGGGCAGCAAGAAGGGCTCAGTGGACATTGAGAAGATCACCTGTGTGGAGACGGTGATGCCTGAAAACAATCCTCCTCCTGAGCGGCAGGTCCCG aggaaaggagaggaacacAACAACATGGAGCAGATCTCAATCATCGAACGGTTCCCCTACCCCTTCCAG GTGGTATATGACGAAGGGCCCCTCTACGTTTTCTCCCCAACGGAGGAATTGCGCAAACGCTGGATCCATCAGCTGAAGAGCG TGATCCGGTACAACAGCGACCTGGTACAGAAGTATCACCCCTGCTTCTGGATCGATGGCCAGTACCTGTGCTGCTCCCAGACAGCCAAGAACGCCATGGGCTGCCAGATCCTGGAGAGCAGGAACGGCA GTTTAAAAGTTGGGAGGTCACATCGCAAGACAAAGAAGCCTCTTCCTCCCACTCCTGAGGAGGACCAG ATGGTGATGAAGCCCCTACCCCCTGAGCcagcccccagcgcagcaggTGAGATGAAGAAGGTGGtggccctctacaactacctgccgATGAACGTACAGGACCTGCAACTGCAGAAGGGAGAGGAATACTTCATCCTGGAGGAAAGCCACCTGCCCTGGTGGAAAGCCCGTGACAAGAACGG GAGGGAAGGATACATCCCCAGCAACTATGTCACTGAAACCAGCAATTCCCTGGAGATCTTTGA GTGGTACTCAAAGAATATTACTCGGAGCCAAGCAGAGCAACTGCTGAAACAGGAG gggaaggaaggaggcttCATTGTTCGAGACTCCACCAGCAAGACAGGGAAATACACTGTCTCCGTCTATGCCAAGTCCTCTGT AGACCCCCAAGGCACGATCCGCCATTACGTTGTATACTGCACCCCCCAGAATCAGTATTACCTGGCAGAAAAGCACCTGTTCAACACCATCCCGGAGCTCATCACGTACCATCAGCACAACTCTGGCG GGCTCATATCCAGACTGAAGTACCCCGTGTCTCCACACCAGAAAAGTGCTCCTTCCACAGCTGGCCTTGGCTACG GGTCGTGGGAGATTGACCCGAAGGATCTGACcttcctgaaggaactggggaCAGGGCAGTTTGGCGTGGTGAAATACGGGAAATGGAGAGGCCAGTACGACGTTGCTATCAAGATGATCAGGGAGGGCTCCATGTCAGAGGATGAGTTTATCGACGAAGCCAAAGTCATGAT GAACCTATCTCATGAGAAGCTGGTGCAGCTCTACGGGGTCTGCACCAAGCAGCGTCCCATCTTCATCATCACTGAGTACATGGCCAACGGCTGTCTCCTGAACTTCCTGAGGGAAACTCGCCGGCGGTTCCAGCCTGCCGAGCTGCTGGAGATGTGCAAGGATGTCTGTGAAGCTATGGAGTACCTGGAATCCAAGCAGTTCCTGCACCGAGACCTG GCTGCTCGCAACTGTTTGGTGAACGACCAAGGAATCGTGAAAGTATCAGATTTTGGGCTTTCCAG GTATGTTCTAGATGATGAGTATACAAGCTCCATGGGGTCAAAGTTTCCAGTGCGGTGGTCTCCCCCTGAAGTGCTTCTCTACAGCAAGTTCAGCAGCAAGTCTGACGTCTGGGCTTTTG GAGTTCTGATGTGGGAAGTTTACTCTCTGGGGAAGATGCCTTATGAGAGGTTTAATAACAGCGAGACAACAGAGCACGTCATCCAAGGCCTGCGTCTCTACCGGCCGCAGCAGGCCTCGGAGCGGGTCTACGCCATCATGTACAGCTGCTGGCATGAG AAGGCCGAGGAGCGTCCCACCTTCACCGTGCTGCTGGGCAGCATCCGGGACATCACGGACGAGGAGCCCTGA
- the RPL36A gene encoding large ribosomal subunit protein eL42, with protein MVNVPKTRRTYCKKCGKHQPHKVTQYKKGKESLYAQGKRRYDRKQSGYGGQTKPIFRKKAKTTKKIVLRLECMEPNCRSKRMLAIKRCKHFELGGDKKRKGQVIQF; from the exons ATG gtGAACGTCCCGAAAACCCGTCGGACCTACTGCAAGAAGTGCGGCAAGCACCAGCCGCACAAAGTCACCCAGTACAAGAAGGGGAAGGAGTCCCTTTACGCCCAGG GAAAAAGACGCTACGACAGGAAGCAAAGTGGCTATGGGGGCCAGACAAAGCCCATCTTCCGTAAGAAG gccaAGACCACAAAGAAGATTGTGCTGaggctggagtgcatggagcccAACTGCAGGTCCAAGAGGATGCTGGCGATTAAGAGGTGCAAGCACTTTGAACTGGGAGGAGACAAGAAGAGAAAG GGTCAGGTGATCCAGTTCTAA
- the LOC141465066 gene encoding magnesium transporter NIPA2-like, which translates to MGAAGGRTGFYVGLGLALASSAFIGSSFILKKKGLLRLCRRGRARAGQGGHAYLQEWLWWAGLLCMGVGEAANFAAYAFAPATLVTPLGALSVLVSAVLSSTFLNEQLNVHGKIGCLLSILGSTVMVIHAPQEEEVSSLESMAEKLKDPGFIVFAVCVLVSSLLLIFVAGPRYGQSNVLVYVLVCSAIGSLSVSCVKGLGIALKELFSGKPVLKEPLGWVLLVCLVICISVQINYLNKALDIFNTSVVTPVYYVLFTTSVMMCSAILFKEWQHMVLDNIIGTISGFLTIVSGIFLLHAFRDMPFTPDLLPLFLQQGRTDPCASWRSADRHQSCQHQPLLPSEDKSCQSTEEEEEEEGESV; encoded by the exons atgggggcggcgggcgggcggaccGGTTTCTACGTGGGGCTGGGCCTGGCCTTGGCCTCCAGCGCCTTCATCGGCAGCAGCTTCATCCTCAAGAAGAAGGGGCTGCTCCGGCTGTGCCGCCGCGGCCGCGCCAGGGCAG GGCAAGGAGGTCATGCGTACCTGCAGGAATGGCTTTGGTGGGCAGGGCTGCTGTGCA TGGGAGTTGGAGAAGCAGCAAATTTTGCTGCCTATGCCTTTGCCCCTGCAACACTGGTGACTCCACTGGGTGCTCTAAGTGTTCTTGTTAG TGCAGTTCTGTCTTCCACCTTCCTGAATGAGCAGCTGAACGTTCATGGGAAGATTGGCTGCCTCCTCAGTATCCTGGGCTCCACGGTGATGGTGATCCATGCTCCACAGGAAGAAGAGGTTTCCAGCCTGGAGTCAATGGCAGAGAAGCTGAAAGATCCAG GATTCATTGTATTTGCCGTGTGTGTCCTGGTGAGCTCCCTTCTGCTTATCTTCGTGGCTGGACCCCGTTACGGACAGAGCAACGTCCTGGTTTATGTTTTGGTCTGCTCCGCCATCGGCTCGCTTTCTGTGTCCTGCGTCAAAGGCTTGGGGATTGCCCTGAAAGAACTGTTTTCCGGGAAGCCGGTCCTGAAAGAACCACTGGGCTGGGTGCTCCTGGTGTGCCTGGTGATCTGTATCAGCGTCCAGATCAACTATCTGAACAAAGCCTTGGACATCTTCAACACATCCGTGGTCACGCCTGTTTACTACGTGCTCTTCACCACATCAGTCATGATGTGCTCTGCCATCCTCTTCAAGGAGTGGCAACACATGGTGCTAGACAACATCATCGGCACCATCAGCGGCTTCCTCACTATCGTGTCTGGCATCTTCCTTCTCCATGCCTTCAGGGACATGCCCTTCACCCCCGACCTCCTGCCCCTCTTCCTGCAGCAAGGCAGGACAGACCCATGCGCCTCATGGAGGAGTGCAGACAGGCATCAGTCATGTCAGCACCAGCCTCTTCTGCCCTCAGAGGACAAAAGCTGTCAGagcacagaggaggaagaggaggaagaaggtgaaaGCGTGTGA